From the Emys orbicularis isolate rEmyOrb1 chromosome 19, rEmyOrb1.hap1, whole genome shotgun sequence genome, the window ggttgtagcccacgaaagcttatgctctaataaatttgttagtctctaaggtgccacaagtactcctgttctttttgcggatacagactaacacggctgctactctgaaacctgtcatagtgcagtataaacaagtcattgtatgaaattttagtttgtactgactttgctagtgctttttatgtagcctgttgtaaacctaggcagatatctagatgagctgatgtaccccctggaagacctctgcgtacctccAGGGGTACACgaaaccctggttgagaaccagtgtaCTAGCCTGTGCAGCGATCTCACCAAGGAAACATGGTAGACGTCCCCTTGACATTTACACTAGGTTGGACAGAGTCTTGGAGAATGTACTGTAGGAAGCAGTCTTGCATTTGGGTCCCAATGAGTATAGATGAGAAGCACCCTATTGGGGCTTTTATCCTGCTTGGAGAAAGGACCAAATCCTTTAGTGAAATCTGTGCTTGTCTTAGCTGCTCACTTCCTCCTTGCTCTCACCATTCGGTTGCCCCAAAAGAAACAACCCACCAACTGCGAGGGTGGGCAGGCTGCTAAGCTCAGGCCCTGGTGCTGGCCAGTTGGTGCTCGTCTCAGCTCTCTTGGCTTGTTATGTGAGGGAACTGGAAATGCTGAGATAGGGAATCACAGTTGTGCTTATTTGAGAAGCTCAGCAAAGGGGGTTTTCATGGAAATGTCTAAAGGGCTCTCAGGAAGCCCACTTAACACAGGCAGTGGGTGCATCCATGTCTGGGCACTGTTGATTTGCCATTATTGATCCGCAGTTCAAGAAGGCTTCATATCCTGGGAATTCTAGAACCCTGCTAGAATGCTGATCTGTCCACTGAAGGGTTAGTTAGTATCCAGAACAATTGTCCAGATTGGTTCTGGACGACAGCCATGCTAGTGGATTGAGCTGGCACAGTAACGAGGGAGAGTCTGAAGGAATAAAGAAAACTGATTTGGTTTCTAATTCAGTTTTATAAAAACAGCACAGTGTTTGGCTTAAAATTGCAGTGGGGACTCTCATGTCTAAACATGGAGTGTCTGCAACCCAAGGCTGAGAATCTGTGAGTGACACAGGCTGTAGTTGCCTTTTCATTGCTCAGGTTGAGTTAAATATGAAAACAATCAGCATAAATAGTGACAAGTAAATTGGACTTTAAAAATCATCTCACTTGTTATAAGCTCCGGTAGCATTAGTGACAAAGAAAGAAATGAGCTTATTTACCAGACGACAATTTTTAAGGTATTCTTTATATTCCAGTGGTACCTACATGCCCTCATCCAAAAAGGGGCCTCATTGTGTTGGTTTCTGTTCATACACATAGTGAGGGACAgtcactgccctgaagagtttatcaTCTAAACAGCCAACGGTGGGAGGTGAAACAGAAGCATGTAGAGGGTAAGTGACAGGCCCAAGATTAcccagtaggtcagtggcagagccaggaatagaacctaggtctcccaagtGCCAGTCCATCTGCTGTCCACTGCACCACACTGCCTGGCTGGACCATGCTGCCTAGAGAATACCCTGATGTGGTGTCTGAGGgtaaaatacagtttaaaaaaaaaaaaggttcagatGGCTTTGTAAccctgtgtgtatgtgtctcGGTGCAGCGGTACCAAGCAGAGATCAATGACCTGGAGAACCTAGGCGAGATCGGCAGTGGGACGTGCGGTCAGGTGTGGAAGATGCGGTTCAAGAAAACAGGACACATCGTAGCCGTGAAGGTGAGCATCGGGGGCAGGGCCTTAAGAACAGACCGAGCAAGGGGTGAATAGTTCCatcaggaagggagggggtgttgtTGAATGGGGAGAGCAGAGAACtgagggtcaggactcctgggctctattcccagctttgaaaggggagtggtgtctagtggtcagagcagggcgGTGCTAcacgtcaggactcctgggtcctatttccaactctgggagaggggtggggtcTGGTAGTTAGAGCttggggggccagggctggccttctgggttctgttcttgccTCTCATTGGGGAGTGGTGTCTAGAGGTTGGAAGAGGGGGGCCTTGAAGCCAGGACTCCACTGCCTCCGTGTGACTGAGCAAGTCATGCCCCATGTCTGTGCCCCAGTTTCTCCACCTCCGAACTGGAGATAACGTTGCCCTACGTGGGTGGGAAATCATCCGTGTTAATTAACAAAGGGTTCTACGGTCCTCTGcgtggcagggcagagcagatgtCACTGTTCACCCCTGCAGTCGGCTCTCAGCCCATAGAGCCGCTCTGTAATCCCCACCTGTTGTCTGGTCCCCACAGCAAATGCGCCGCTCAGGTAACAAGGAGGAGAACAAGAGGATCCTGATGGACCTGGATGTGGTGCTGAAAAGCCACGACTGCCCCTACATTGTCCAGTGCTTCGGGACCTTCATCACCAATGTAAGAGCCCCCTACGCTCACGCTGCAGCTCTCCATCTCCCCCTTGTGGCTGCGCGCCCTGGCTACAGCCTTGAGCTGTCAGAGCTGGGTCGTCCAGTTCAGGCAGCTGAGGCTTGTGCTTGTGGAGAGGTCCCGGGTTCGATTTCCGCTGCCGCCCCCATGTGCGGTGCGACGTTACCCAAAGCCGCCACCTCCTTTCCGCACGTCGCGCCCCCTGGTAACCTGGCCTTGGTTTCCCTCCCACACAGACAGACGTCTTCATTGCCATGGAGCTGATGGGCACATGTGCGGAGAAACTCAAGAAACGCATCCAGGGGCCCATCCCCGAGAGGATCCTGGGGAAGATGACGGTGGCGGTGAGTTCTGGTGGAGcgaggtgggggaagggcaagTGGGGCTGGATGCAGCGTGATGGGCACCTGCCAAACCTTTCTCCCACGTGAGCAACTGGGAGGGACCCGATGCACCGCCGGGTTGGCTTTGCGCAGAcagggtctgtgctgggaaaGGAGCTCCCGGAGGGCGAGATCTCTCGCCTCAGGGGCTTGTTCCCACTGATCTCTGCACAGCACCCCGTGCACGCCTGGGGCCTTGGTCCTGCAATTCAATCTCATCAGCTGGCTCCTTCCTCCTCCAGGACAGGAATTCTGGGATTGATGGGCCTAGAACTGAGCTCTCGGTGCCAGGTGTGCTCTCTGCAGAGCTGTGTACAAAGGGGCTGAGCCCTCCCTGCTGCATATCGAGCCTGGGATCTCTTTGGCTTTTCTAGCTGGCCCCTCCTTTTGCTGATCCTCCTGTGGTGAGCCTGGGGGGCAGGTGGGTGAGGTGGGCTGACTCTGGGAGACGCCATCTCGATCAGCATGGGGTGGCCGTGTCCTTTCAGATTGTCAAGGCGCTCTACTACCTGAAGGAGAAGCATGGCATCATCCACCGAGACGTCAAACCCTCCAACATTCTGCTAGACGAGAGGGGGCAGATCAAGCTGTGTGACTTCGGGATCAGCGGGAGGCTGGTGGACTCGAAGGCCAAGACCCGGAATGCGGGCTGCACGGCGTACATGGCGGTGAGGGCTGGGCCGTGCTCTGACATAACCCCCTCAGGCTTGGAGAGGGTGCTGCTGGGCCTCAGGCTGTCTGTGCGCTAATTGGCAGCTGTGGGTGCCTGAGCCCCAGGGATGGGTGGTACCTTGGGATGGGATCCCCTTTAATCTTGCCTGCTGTGTAGGGTGAGGCTTGGTCGGTATTGGGATGGGAGACCTCTGAAGAATGGCCAGCTGAAGCAGCTCTCCAGGGTGGCTCTAGGGGGTGCTGTCCTGCTTGAGATGACATAAGTGAGCCAAGATCTaaaggatcctcagctggtgtgaatggatACAGCTTTGGTGATTTCAGGGGATCTGTGCTGATTTAGGCGAGCCATGGATCTGCCTTTAATGACTCTATggcccatttataccagctggggatctggccccctcTGCTTGCCCCAGTGTGCATGGCCTAATTTCAGCCAGGTAATTCCCCCCATTAGCCTAAACTTTAAACTGGTTAAatgagtcctattgacttcattgattTGCACATTAGAAATCTGTAGATAGATTCACTTCCCGGGCTACATTGCAGCATTGCTGTGTGGCTGTTATGCAGCTGCctcgctccaccccagagctggctgcatatCAATAGAGAGTGGCATGATTTCATAATCTCAGTCTGTAATAGGCATGTGCTATAATGTAAGATCCTAGCCTCCAGGTGAGCGCCATTGGACTGAGTGTGtactgacttttcttttccagcctGAAAGGATAGACCCTCCTGATCCCACCAAACCAGACTACGATATCTGAGCGGATGTGTGGAGCCTGGGCATCTCGCTGGTGAGTGAAGTCCCTTCTTTACTTTCTCATGCAAAACGCTGCTTTGAACTCGGTGCCAAGATTTGCCACTAGGGGCTCAGTGATCTGAAGACAGCCAAAGTCCCTTGGCCATTCTCCTGGTCACGGTGGAGTAAGGGCATGGCTGATCAGCTGCTGGGTTTTATCTCCAGCTGGTTGGCAAGATTTCACCAGCAtgttttttctgtcagaaaatactGATTCATGAAAATGGAAACTTCCCACGCGGCCATGTTGGGCTCAACACCCAccgcccacccccccaaaaaatacccatgacaaaaaaagttttgaaaatggCAAAACGTCCCATTTTGATCTTTCAGCCCAAGTGGCTTTTTGTTTCTAAACTTATGTTgttgtatattatttttttttaatttaaaaggtcCTAACCGAAGTGAAACGTTTCAAAGTTATCAAAGTTATTTTCAGCttttcagtttgtgaaaaattttgcaatttttagctttttgtcctgattcaggttcagaaaaaaattcaaaatgttggtCTGGGAAATTCTAGCCCAACCAGCTCTGTGGTCATTCTGTGCTCCCCCATTCTGTGCTTTCTGTGCTTTCTAGCTCCCCTCCAGCCCTCCCCAAGCAAACAGCCAGCCCTGCCGAGGGGCTGAGCTAGTCCCCATCACCCCACTTCCTGCACGGGGAAGCTGGGCCCATGTCCCCGCTTGCTGCTGGCTTTGGTGGCGCTGCAGAGCGGCAGTGATGGAGGCTTGGTCACCTCTTTAGGGGATGGGGGAGGTCATGGGGTgcttccatccccccccccccccccgacaaccCGGGGCTCAGGGTCCGGGCAAAGTAATCCTGGGTCCATCCAGGGGGAGCGCAGCTAAGCAAGGCTGGCTCAGAGGGGTGGGGAATAGAGCACGGAGCATTTCTCCTCTAGGGGGCGCCCGTCTGGCGGGGGGCGGGAATGGGACACAGAAGCCTTTCTCCCCTAGGGGACCTTACTGGTAGCAATTGAACTCTTATCCGCTGCCCCCCATTCTGCTGCCTCAGGGGCCCCCTTGCTGCAGTTCATTCTGGCTCCCAGAAGATGGGCCACCCTAGCCTCTGATGAAGCAACTCACATTAGCTCCCTTGGCTGCGGCCTGGTTAGTCACACACAGGCTCAAATGAGCCAGGGAGCCTGAACTCCTaagcgcggggggcgggggagagcacCCTTCTGGTGAGACACAGGACCACAGGGCCCAAGCCCCAGACAGCTGCCAGGGCCCAGGACTGCGGCAGCAAAAGCCTGAAAGCCCTTGCAGGGCCCTTGCTGCTTCCTCGCTCCCCTGGTGGCAGGATTTTGCAGCACAGCTGGCAGACCAGCGTCAGCTGCTTTGCCTCTCTGGATGGCTGGAGCGCCAGCTGAAAACGCCACTGAGCTGTTCACCCTGAGTGTGCAGCCCCATGGCTGTTGGGTTGGATTTGCAGATCTGGAGCTACCCGGCAGTCAGACCTGGCTCTCAGATAGCCCGGGCCCAGATTCCCATTGGCATCACCTGCTGTCAATCGGCACCACTCCATTAGAGTCAACAGAGATGAAAGCCTGATGCCAGCGGAGGATCTAGTTTGTGATCTGGCTACCAGCTTCAATCAATGGCCCCTGGCCTGAGGGCTGGTGCCAGGCACAGCTCCGTGCGGGACATCTTGGGGTCTGAGGCTCCAGGCTCCCTTCTGTGTTTTCAGCCCAGGTTGCTGAACTTATAGTCTTAACTCAAGCCTGTATTTTAGCTCAAAATCAAGCTGTTACTATTTATACAAATTCTCGCTATGCTTTTGGGGTGGTACATAATTATCGTTTACTTTAAAAGTACAGGGGTTTCCTTACATCCATCGGTTCCCCTATTAAGAACAGTTTGTATGTATCTGCTCTTTTGAATGCCCTTTTATTGCCCAAAGCTATCACTGTTGTTAAATGTACAGCTCACCAAACCCCGCATAATAAAGTTATATGTGGAAATACTTTGGCTAATTCAACAGACAAAACTGCGGCCCTTTCTACCCCTCAGGCTGCATATAATTATGTTTTAATGCAGCAACCTCCACTAGCTTCCCTTATAAATCTTGCCAAGACCCAGGAGATAACACCAAAGCTAAAAAACGTTCTTGGAGTGTTGCTGGGTGCATTTTACATCCTGATCGCCTTTGGCACTTCCGGAATGGCTGCCTGGTTGCGCCCAGGATGCTTTTACCCTATCTTGCTCGGGTGTACCACGAAGTAGCGCACGTAAGCAAAGGGGGAATGGTTGCTGCAGTTAAACAAAACTGGTTTGCACCAGATcaccttcttccccccaccccctcttgcaAGGAGCTCAGATGCGGGGAAAGAACTGGGACAAAGTGACTCTAATTTCTAGGATCATCCGAGCCTTTTGTTAAGGATTGAGCAGGGTGTGTGGTGGAAGCTTCTTTCCTAGTGAAGTGTGTTCTGGGTACATGTGGGGAGGCCTTGGGGCCCTCGAGGGGAGCTGGTCTGCAATCCTTACAGGGTTTGATGCATGTTGGaggaggctggggtgtggggaggtctGCGCTGCTTGCATCGTCCCTGTTCTGGGGTTAAATGGGGACCTTCCGCAGCTCTCGATGGGGCATCTGTATGTAATGGAAAACCCGCTGGGCTCACTGCTCGGCTGTGTGTTGGCGGGATGGGGAGGGTGCTCGGGCTCAGACCCGTCGAGGGACTGTCTCTGCGACAGTGTTCATTTGGCAAAGCTCGAGTGCGAGCGGCCCCGCTGCAGTCGAACACACGAGCTTCTGCATCCCCGCTCATGTGCGTCGCGAGGACTCCTGGGAGCACCTCCCGTGGCTCTTAGAGCTGCAGTAAACTGAGCCGCTGGATGGATTTTCCCAGTGACTTGAGGGAGAACTCGTCTGTCCCCTCTGGCcacctggaggggaagggggaatcgTGGGACGCCGTTGGTGGACTAGTGGCACTGGAGGGAGGTTGGCCTGTGTCTACGCTACAGAGCAGTTGTcttagcagctgatgagttggGCTAACTCGCTCTGTAGCCCATAGCCTCTCTCGGGCCAGCCGACTTGTGGGTGGATTGGAGGCGACTCGAGTTACAGGCTGCACCTGAGTTAACCGtgcagtgaagaccagccctgagcATGTATCCAAGCTCTCCCCATCTTGGAGCAGTTGCTTTCAGCTGGGCAAACTGGGCCATATTGGGCATAGATCAAAGATGCTTGCATTGAGCAACAGTGCAAGGGCAGTGGGTGCTTGTCTCCTCCCCTTTGGCTGCCTGAGGGTGCGGCTGAGCTGGGAGTCGCTCTGCCTGGGGTGGCAATTGGACAATCTGCCCCCTGGGTGTGGTGCGGGATTAGTATGTAAACGGTTGCCCACCCTACTCTGGCTCTGCTGGGATGAATCAGGGTCTGTGTGAGCCTTGAGGCGGTTGCTGGCATTGGGCAAACTGAGCCACCAGGGCCTCTGACCTCTCGGGACATGCCTGAGTGAGTCCCAGGAGGGATCAAACCGGCGACCCCTCCCCTTTGCCTGCACTGCaccttccccctgcacccactcGCTTCATCGCTGTGAGCTGCTGACCTGGGTCCCCTGGAGCAGCTACAGTGTaacaggggatgggagggagtgGGCCTAggaatttaggacaggaagtgaagatgaaGGAACCCCAGTTGAATTGTGGTGGGTATTTCAGGGAGGCAGAATGGAATCACACCAGGGTTCAACTCTGACTCTTGAGTGATGAGGAAAGGTTGAGGAGATCTCTGGAGAGGCAGCCGGAGCAGAAAATCACAAAAAGGGTTAAGGGAAAACGGGGCTTTTGCAGACCTCAGGAGTAAAATAGGTACGTAGCAGAGGTGCATTAAGTCTCGTTGATGGACAGGGAGATAAAATTAATGATCTTAAAATGACTAAGAGCTGCTGAGCTGCTTTTTCTTTAATGCTGTCGAAGAAGAAATGAGGGGATAAAAATGTCTGGACAATAAGGAAGTGCGTTATCTTTCTGTCTAACGTCCTTATCTGGCTCCGGTTATTATAGTATCCGAGCACCTCACAACTGgtaatatatttatcctccaaCTCTCCCGGTGAGGCAAGGAAGTGCTATCATCCCCCTTTGTAgcatggagaaactgaagcacagactaagtgacttgcccaaggttagtctggggcagagcagggaattgagccaggatctcccaagtcccaggctagtgctctaaccattgcaCCTGCCTCCCTCTATGACGCGAAAGATCTGGTTAAATAAAACATGAGGGGTAGGTGGATGCTAGTGAGAGAAATCGGCCGGCTTGGGTGAAACGCTCGgttcttggagggagtttggttgAAAGGCAGGGGAAGAATGCCAGCCTGGCACGGATCTTCCTGAGGCAGAAAGCAGCGATCGCCCTCTGGCAAACCCGCAACACGTGAGATTGCTGCTGCCGTCTCTCTGACAACAATGGCCCGTCCATCAGTAGGACAAACACAAATACACcgtctggagggaggggaaaggattttttgacgccacatgctgcccctgccccgaactGCAGCCCATGAGATTTGTGTGGCTTCCAAGGGATGTCTGCTTTCCCCCTCGTATCACTCTGATTTTCCTGTGCTTTAAATCTGTCgtcctcccagccctgtgcaggggcAGATCCCCTGGCCTCGGCCCTCCAGCCCTCATGGGGCCAAGCCcttaccccaccccccattggctcccctgGCCTGCCCACGCCCGTCTATGGAATCCCAGAGGGCTCAGATCCTGGGTGGCCCCCGCCCCGGGCCCTGTTCTGCCCCATAGGATATGGACGACTTCCGTCACTCGTACCCTGTGGTGGCAGGTCACGGTGTGTTTTTATATTCCTGTGCTGGGCTGTGTTTATAGTGGAGAAGGCTGGTCAGAGGAGGGCACATAGCACTAGGAGCAGGAGATGGGAAAGTTCAAGATGATCCTTAGATCCTGTGGCAGGCAGTTCCACCGTCTTGGACGGGCCCCCAAAGCagttctgtctctctcacagacGAGCTTCACTTGGGTGGTAGAAAGTGCCATGGGACTGGAGGAGTGGGGCTGTCAGCCAcaatccccatcccagagctttTGGCTCTAGGGGTCCTGGGCCCAGGGCCTTGAAGAGAAAGAAGGAGACTCTAAGATATGAGAGGCCCAAAAAGGGACCAAGTGAATTAGAGGCTGGTGGTGCAGAGAAGATTCCTCCATCACTGTCTGGGGCTGCCCCCAGTTCATGTAACTGATTAGCAGAGCCTCACAAGTCTTCCttgacctccagaagaaggcaGAATGGCTGATCTCCCCTCCCAAGGCATTGATCTGGTGTGGATGCTGCTAGGGaagaacagtgggggaggggtgtcgcaGGTCAGGGCAACTGCCCCTGTATTTGCCCCTCATGGCCCAGCCAGAGAAACCActttaggcttctggctcccagtcatCACCTCTCCTGGGCGGAGACCTGcgtctctctcctccctgcccgggggatttccaggctgcacagttccctgcctacactgtgagttccccagcaagtcagacccCCTCAGCCGGCCTGCTTTGCCCTCCTTCCTCAGAGGCTACAAACAGCCAAGTCTCCCACAGGTATAAGGTACCACACAGCTGTTAGCAAGCACACGGATTCTGAAGGTAAAAGCATTGCAGGGAAACC encodes:
- the LOC135891964 gene encoding dual specificity mitogen-activated protein kinase kinase 7; protein product: MAVSSLEQKLKQENREARRKIDLKLEISPARRYQAEINDLENLGEIGSGTCGQVWKMRFKKTGHIVAVKQMRRSGNKEENKRILMDLDVVLKSHDCPYIVQCFGTFITNTDVFIAMELMGTCAEKLKKRIQGPIPERILGKMTVAIVKALYYLKEKHGIIHRDVKPSNILLDERGQIKLCDFGISGRLVDSKAKTRNAGCTAYMAPERIDPPDPTKPDYDI